A region from the Methylocystis iwaonis genome encodes:
- a CDS encoding DUF447 domain-containing protein, whose amino-acid sequence MPLIHECVVTTLAAEGQPHVAPLGLIEEGGYWIAAPFRPSTTLSNLERNGKLTASFTDDARIFASLVTGVRNFPLTDVTGWPAPRLSAALAHAALEVERVEEDAMRPRFFCRVQHTESHRPFLGMNRARAAVLEAAILATRLDRLSREKIDSEIAYLKIAIDKTAGEDEREAWEMVMGKIAAHLEKAAAPSPTLPR is encoded by the coding sequence ATGCCTCTGATTCATGAATGCGTCGTCACTACGCTGGCGGCAGAAGGCCAGCCGCATGTGGCGCCGCTCGGGTTGATCGAGGAAGGCGGCTATTGGATCGCCGCGCCCTTCCGCCCCTCGACGACGCTGAGCAATCTCGAACGCAATGGGAAGCTCACGGCCAGTTTTACCGATGACGCGCGCATCTTCGCGAGCCTTGTAACGGGCGTGCGTAACTTTCCTTTGACGGATGTGACTGGCTGGCCGGCGCCGCGCCTGTCGGCGGCGCTCGCGCATGCGGCGCTCGAAGTGGAGCGCGTGGAAGAGGACGCTATGCGCCCACGCTTCTTTTGCCGCGTGCAGCACACGGAATCGCACCGTCCGTTTCTCGGCATGAATCGCGCGCGCGCCGCTGTGTTGGAGGCGGCGATTCTCGCAACGCGGCTCGATAGGCTCTCGCGCGAGAAGATCGACAGCGAGATCGCTTATCTCAAGATCGCGATCGACAAGACGGCCGGAGAGGACGAGCGCGAGGCCTGGGAGATGGTGATGGGGAAGATCGCTGCGCATTTGGAGAAAGCCGCGGCCCCCTCCCCGACCCTCCCCCGCTGA